In the genome of Synechococcus sp. CB0101, the window GCCGCTGGAGTCTGCTGCTGATCTTCACAACGGCAGCACTGTTTGCTCAACTCGATGCAGCCATGCCAATCGGCCAGCTGATCGGTTGGTTTGTGGTGTGCGGCCTGGGCCTGATCCCGCTGGCCCGGATGATTGCGGAGATGGTGGAAGCCCTGGCCGATCGACTGGGGGATCGCATCGGTGGGCTGGTGAGTGTGGCGCTGGGGAATCTCGTGGAGCTGGTGGTCTCATTCACAGCGCTTGCCAGCGGTTTGTATGAACTGGTGGTGATCTCCGTGGCGGGCTCGGTGATCACCAACTGTCTGCTGATTCTGGGCGTGAGCACCTGCCTCGGGGCTCGAAACAACGCCACGATCAATATTCATCCCCACAGCACCGGCCTGCAAAGCCAGCAGCTGTTGATCAGCACCATCTTTCTAGCGGTGCCATCGATCTTCTTTGTGCGGCTGAGGGAGGCCATGCCTGACGGCAGCAATCGCTTGGACGGCTTTGCCATCTATTCAGTGGTGGTCGCGAGCCTGGTGCTGCTCTTCTACGTGCTGTCGTTTGTGTATCAAATGGGCACGGGGCGGAATCTGTTTGTGCGGCAGCAAGCGGAGCAGGTGCTCCCCCCACCGGCGAAGAGCGCCCCCTCGCGGTGCTGATCGGCCTGTTGCTCCTGGTGAGCGTGGTGCTGGTGGGCGTGTCAGAGCACCTGGTGGAATCCCTGCAGCTGTTGGTGGATGGAGCCCATCTCAATCCACTGTTCGTGGGGCTGTTTCTGCTGCCGCTGTTCGGGTCATTCTCGGAAGGGCTGATTGCGGTGAAAGCAGCCCTGAGCAAGCGGATGGATCTCGCGATGACCAGCACGGTGGAATCCAGCGTGCAGCTCTTGCTGTTCGTGCTACCGCTCTTGGTGATCTGCGGCATGCCCATGGGGCGTTACTTACACATGGCCGTTCCCGGCACGGCTCTGTTTTGCCTGGCCGCAACCGTGCTGGGGGTGCATTGGATCACCGAAAACCGCCAGCTCAGTTGGTACGAGGGATCCCTTCTGCTCACCCTCTATGCCGTCATGGCCAGCGGCAGTTTGCTGCTCGGGAGTTAAGGCAGCCGGATGCGGCTAATCGCTCAGGGCCGCTCCGCCACCGCAGCAGCATCGAGCCGGCGCGGATCAGCCACGCCCGCACTCCCCACAACCGCTGCGCCACCGGTACCGGGGCCGTAGCGCACCTCCACCGAATTGGCCGAGCCCATGGCCGGCACCAGCTTCACGGTGTGGCCTTTCTGCTCAAGCAACCGCAGGGTGTCAGGGCTGAAGCCCTGCTCGATGCTGATCTGATCTGGCCAGAGCTGGCTGTGCAGCCGCGGCGAAGCCACCGCCGAGGCCAGATTGAGCCCGTGCACCAGGCGGTTGAGCAACACCTGCAACACCGTGGTGATGATGCGGCTGCCGCCGGGGCTGCCGGTGGCCAGCAGCGGTGAGCCATCCGGGCGGAACAGCAGGGTGGGGGTCATCGAACTGAGGGGGCGGCGGCCGGGGGCGATGGCGTTCTGGCTGCCCTGGCGCAGGCCGTAGGCATTCGGAGCGCCGGGCTTGGCGGTGAAATCATCCATCTCGTTGTTGAGCAGAAATCCCGCTCCCGGCACCGTGATGCCGTTGCCGTAGGCCGTGTTCAAGGTGGTGGTGGTCGCCACCAGGCCGCCATCGCGATCCACCACCGACAGGTGTGTGGTGTTGGTGCCCTCCCCCAGGGGGCTGGGTTCTGCCTCCAGCTCCGCGGCCGGACGATGGCGATCGGCGCGGATGCGTCGCCGTTGCTGGGCGGCATAGCGATCACTGAGGAGACGATCCAGCGGCATCGCCACCTGATCAGGATCACCCAGCAACCGATTGCGGTCGCGGTAAGCGAGGTTCATCGCCTCCACCATCGGGTGAATCGTGGCAGCGCTGTTGAGGCCCGTGGCGGCCAGATTGAGCGGCTCCAGCACCTTGAGCAGCTGCAGCAGCGTGGCGCCACCACCGCTGGGGGGCGGCATGGTGAGCACCCGATGGCCCTGGAAAGTGGCCTGCAAGGGCGTGGCCCAGGGGGCTTGATAGGCCGCCAGATCCGCACGGTTGATCAAGCCGCCACCGCTCTGCATCAAGGCGGTGAGCTGCTGCGCCAACCGACCTCGATAGAAACAGCTGGCACCTTGCTGGGCGATGCAGCGCAGGCTGGCCGCCAGCTCAGGCTGCCGCAGCCGCTCACCGGGCTGATAGGGCTGGCCGCTTGGCTTGAAAAACTGTCGAGCACTGGCGGGCTGCTCCTTCAGGAGTGGTGCGGCGGCCGCTAATGAAGCGCTCAATTCAGCCCCCACCGGGAAACCCTGTTCAGCCAGATCAATGGCGGGCTGCATCACCGCCGCCAGCGGCAAACAGCCGTAGCGCGCCTGCACCCGGGTGAGCCCTGCCACCGTGCCAGGCACCCCTGTGCTGAGCAGGCTGCGCAAGGCCCGCTGCCGGTTCACGCTGCCGTCGGGGTTGAGAAAGAGATCCGGGCCCGCCGCCTGGGGCGCTGTTTCACGGAAATTCAGGGCCACAGCCTCGCCGCGACCCACGGCCAGCGCTTGGGGCGGGGAGGCCTCCCGAGCCACCGCGCTGCAGGTGCTGATCGGCCCGCGGCGCGGCAGCCAGAGCACCAGAAAACCACCACCACCGAGATTGCCCGCCTGGGGCAGCGTGACCGCCAACGCAAACGACGTGGCCACGGCCGCATCCACCGCATTGCCCCCCCGGCGCAGGATCTGCGCACCCACCGCCGCCGCCTGGGCCTCCTGGGCGGCCACCATCCCGCCACTGGATTCCACCGGGTGGAACCGCTGGGCCCGCTCCTGCAGCAGGTTGGCGTGGGCGGGAGTGCAGGCGATGGCTGCAGCGATGCCGAGGAGAAGGCGGGGGTGCAGCACTGGGGCTAGGGGAAGAAGCACGTTCCAAGTGTGGATATCCATGGAGATCCGCCGGCGGAGAGCCAACTACACGCGTCCATACCCACCACCCCCAGGCGTTTCCACCCTCACCCGATCACCAACCCCCAGCTCCACCGCCACGCTGCCGGGCAACAGCTCGCAGGCACCATCGGCGCGGCGCAGGCTGTTTTGACCGCAGCGACCCGCCTCGCCTCCCGCCAATCCAAACGGAGCCACCACACGGCTACCGGTCAGCAGCGACAACCTGATCGGCTCGAGGGCCTGAATCTCCCGCACCACCCCATCTCCCCCGCGCCAGCGGCCGGCGCCGCCACTGCCACGCCGGATCGCAAAACGCTCCAGCCGCACCGGCAGGCGCTGCTCAAGGATCTCCGGATCGGTGAGGCGGGAATTGGTCATGTGCGACTGCACCGCCGCAGCCCCCGGGAACCCGTCGCCCGCGCCGGTTCCGCCGCAGATCGTTTCGTAGTACTGACAGCGCTCGTTGCCGAAGCTGAGGTTGTTCATCGTGCCCTGGGCCGCCGCCATCACCCCCAATGCGGCGAATAGGGCGTTGGCCACCGCCTGAGAGGTTTCCACATTGCCGGCCACCACCGCCGCGGGCGGCAGCGGATGCAGCATTGAGCCCTGCGGCACCAGCAACTCCAGCGGCTCGAAGCAACCGGCATTCAGGGGGATCGCTTCCTGCACCAGGCAGCGGAACACGTAGAGCACCACCGCTTTGGTGATCGCCAGGGGCGCATTGAGATTGCTGGGCTGCTGGGGAGAGGTGCCGCTGAAATCGATCTGGGCGCAGCGGCGGCTCCGGTCCACCCGCACCGCCACCACAATCTCGGCACCGCAGTCCATCTGAACCCGCGCCTCGCCATCGCTGAGGCGATCGATCACCCGCCGCACGGCCTCGGCGGCATGGGCCTGCACCTGCTCCATGGCGCCGCCCACGGCGGCCAGGCCTTGCGCCGCCATCAGGGCCTGCAGCCGCTCCACCCCCAGGTGGTTGGCCGCAACCTGAGCCTGCAGATCGGCAATCAACTGGTCGGGATTGCGCACCGGAAAGGCTCCCGCACGGAGGCGTTCCTTCCAGGTCGCCTCCAGCAACAGGCCATGCCGCACCAAGGGCACGTTGTCGAACAGCAGACCCTCCTGCTCAATCGTGGTGCTGTGGGGCGGCATCGATCCCGGTGTAATGCCGCCCACATCGGCGTGATGGCCCCGACTGGCCACAAACGCCGCCAGCTGCTCGCCGGCAAACACCGGGCTGATCACCGTGAGGTCGGGCAGGTGGGTGCCGCCGTTGAACGGGTTGTTTGACACCACCGCATCGCCGGGGGCCAAGGGCTTCAGGGCACCGCGCTCCACATCCCGCAGCAAGGCCACCACGCTCTCCCCCATCGAACCGAGATGCACGGGGATGTGGGGCGCATTCGCCACCAGGCGCCCCTTGGCATCAAACAGCGCGCAGGAGAAATCGAGCCGCTCGCGGATGTTCACCGAAGCGCTGGTCTGCTGGAGCCGTGTGCCCATCTGCTCGGCGATCGCCATGAAGCGATGGCTGAACAACTCCAGCTGAATCGGATCCAGCGTCGATGCACGCAACTGATCGATGAGCTGCGTGGCCGCCTCCACTCCGCTCTGCTCCAGCAGCAGCTCCCCCGCCGGCAGCACCTGAGCGCACCACCCCGGCAGCAGCAGGATCGTGCCCGTGTCCTCGGCAATCAGCGCCGGCCCCTGGATCTTCTGCTCCCTGCGGAGACGCTCACGCCGCCACAAGGCTGCACGTTGCCAAGCGCCGTGGACGTACAGCGGCACCTGCGCAACAGGCGCTTCATCCAGCGATGCGTCGGCCTGCACTCCCAGCTGTAAGGGGGCGCCCGGCCAGGTGAGCTCCAGCGACAAACGCTCCAGCTCGGGCCAACCAGCAACCCCATCCGGTCTGGAGGGGAGGTAGCCATAACGGCCCCGGTAGGCCTGTTCAAAGGCCTCCACCAGCTCGGCGACACTGGCAGCCTCGGCCCAGACCACGGGCAATGACTGATCGGCACCGGGCCAGCGCAGGTGCAGCCAGCGCTCGAGCCGCCGTTCAGCGCCCCTCACGCTCTCCTGCTGAAGCAGCTGCTCGGCCCGACGCTCCAGATCCTGCAGCAGGGCATCGCTGAGCCGCTCGCCCACGCTCTGCTCCAGCACCTGCCCTTGATCCGCCAGGCCGATGCCATAGGCCGACAGCACACCAGCAAGGGGATGCAACAGCACTTGGCGCATGCCCAGCAGTTCCGCCAGGGCACAGGCGTGCTGGCCGCCGGCCCCGCCGAAGCTGCACAGCACCGCCTCCCGCAGATCGTGGCCCTGCTGAATCGAGATGCGGCGGATCGCTTCGGCCATGCGCTCGAGGGCCACCGACAACGCACCCTCAGCCGCCTGCTCGGGGCTGCAGCCCATCGCGGCTGCCAACGCCTCAAACTGCTCCGCCACCACAGCGTGATCCAAGGGTTGATCCGCGCCGGGGCCAAACACCGCCGGGAAATAGTGCGGCTGCAGCCGGCCCAGCAGCAGGTTGGCGTCGGTGATCGTGAGCGGGCCGCCGCGCCGGTAACAGGCAGGCCCTGGAGCAGCCCCGGCCGACTCGGGGCCCACCGCCAAGCGCAGGCCATCGAAGCGCAGGCACGAGCCGCCACCGGCCGCCACGGTGTGGATCTCCAGCATCGGGGCCTGAATCGGCACCCCGCCGAGCTCCACGTGCTGTTGGCGCGGCCAGCTGCCCTCCACGTAGCAGACATCGGTGGACGTGCCCCCCATATCGAACCCAACGATCCGCCCGAAGCCCGCGGCAGCAGCCGTGCGCGCCGCCCCGACCAAACCACCGGCCGGGCCCGACAGGATCGTGTCCTTGGCGTGGAGAACCGCCGGGGCCGCCAGCATCCCGCTGGATTGCATCACCTGCAGGGGCACGTTCGGGCCCAGATCAGCGCGCACCTGTTGGAGATACCCCTGCAACACAGGCGCCACCGCCGCCTCCAGCACGGTGGTGTGCCCTCGGGGCACCAGCCTCGGCAGAGGGCTCACCTGGTGCGAGAGCGCGATCTGCTCAAACCCCAACCCCTCCAACCAGGCGCCCAGCGCCTGCTCATGGCTCGGGTTACTAACGCTGTGCAGCAGGGCAACGGCAACGCTGCGCACCCCGTCAGCCCAGGCTTGCTGCAACGCTTGGCGCAGCGTGCCATCCAGCTGCAATGGCTCCAGTTCTTCGCCGTTCGCAGCAAGACGGCCCTGCACCTCGATCACCCGCTCAAAAAGGGGATCAGGCCGTTCAATCGCCAGGGCGAACAGATCGGGACGGTGCTGGTCGCCGATGCGCAGCAGATCGGCGAACCCTTGCGTCACCAGCAACAAAGTGGGTGCACCCTTGCGCTCCAGAAAAGCGTTGGTGGCCACGGTGGTGCCCAGCCGCACCTCTTCCACGCAGCCGGCGGGGATGGGTGCCGACGAACCACCCAGGCCTAGCCAACGCCGAATCGTGCGGACAGCTGGATCTCCCGGAAGCTCGGGCTGCACCGAGAGCACCTTCTCCACCCGCAGCTGGCCCTGGGGGTCGCGGGCCACCACATCGGTGAAGGTGCCGCCGCGATCAATCCAGAAACGCCAGCTGCCCAAAGCCACCTGCAGCTGCCGGCAAGGGCCGAAACTCTACGAAGACCTCCCATCCGCCCCTTGGTTGAGCAAGACGTGCTGGCCGCCCTCGACGGGCTGCTGTGGCTGCGCACCGGGGATGCGGTGGCCGAGCGCCTGGGCATCAGTCAGTCCAGCGTGTCGCGCCTCGCCAACCGCTGTTTGCGCCTGTTTGACATCCAGGGCAAGAAGCTGGATGGGGAGTGGGATCTCATCGGTGATGAGCCCCTGCTGGCGGCGGAACGGCAGGTGCACCAGGCCGCCCGCTGGCGCGGGCATCGCCCCCTGCGGCTGGAGGCCACCTACTGGTCGGGCCCATTGATCTGCAACCCCGTGCCCGCTGGCTGGACCCTGGGGCTCTGCAACATCGTGGGGGTGCAGCGCAACTGGGCGCTGCTGCGGGAGCGGATCGTGGATGGATGGTTGTCGGGTCTGCCCGATCTACCGGCGCCCCACGATCCTGATCTCACCAGCCTCACCCTGTGCGAGATGCCGGTGCATTGCCTGGTGGGGCAAGGCCACCCACTGCTGGATCGTTCCAGCCTGAGCTGGAACGATCTCACCGCCTTCCCGAGCCTGGCGCTGCCAGCCGGTGCCTACCCCAAGGTGGAGCAGGCCCTGCGAAAACTTGGACTATGGAGCTCTCCGGTGCGCATGAAGCGCTACCAGCGGCAGCTGTGGGAAGGCAAAACCGAGCAAGAGCTCACCATTGGCTATGGCACCGCCTTGAGCCTTGAACTGTCGGGTGCATCGATGCAGCGACTGCCCCTGCAGCTGCCGATCCAATCCGGCGAGGCGCTTGTGGTGCGCCGCGACTATGCCGTCACCCCACAGTTTCAGCAGTTGGCCCGAACACTGCATGCTCGGCTGAGCCAGCTGGCCGCGCGTCTGCCGGAGATCACCATGCGACCGCTGCCGTTCAGCGGTAGTTCTGGAACTGCAGAGGCACTTCCACGTCCTGAGCCTTGAGCAGATTGATAGCGGCTTGGAGGTCGTCCTTGCTCTTGCCGGTCACCCGCAGCGCGTCGCCCTGAATCGCCACGGTCACCTTTTTGAGCTCATCGCGCACGGTTTTGCTGAGCTTCTTGGCCAGGTCTTGGGTCAGGCCCTTGCGTAGCTTCACCAGCTGCTTCACCCGGTTACCGCCCACGGGTTCAGGGGTCTGGAAGTCGAAGATCTTGAGGGAGAGGTCGCGCTTGGTGGCCTTCTGACGCAGCACATCTTCCACGGCCTGGAGCGTCATGTCGCTGGCGGTGGTGATGGTGAAGCTGGTCTCCTCCAGGTCGATCTCGGTGTTCGAATCCTTGAGGTCATAGCGGGTCGACACATCGCGGCGCACCTGATCAAGGGTGTTCACCAACTCCTGACGGTCGAAGTCGGAAACCACGTCAAAGGAATAGGTGTCGGCCATGGGCAGAGCAGCGGCAACAGCGGGAACTGAGCCCAGCCTAGAAAAGGAGGCTGATTCCAACCGCCGGCCCCGCGCCGTTCAGCCTCGATGCAATCTGCGTTTGCCTGGTCGCTCTGCCTGGCCGCCGGCGTGGTGGTGGCCAGCCTGATCCCTCTCGGCGCAGCCCGCTCCCAAGCCGATTTCCAGATCAGCGACCTGGCCGCGCCAAGGGCGATGTTTGATCGCTTGCCGGAGTGGGGCAAACGCGCCAACTGGGCTCACCTCAACAGCTTCGAAGCGTTTGTGCTCTTTGCGCCGGCCGCCCTGCTCTGCCTGATCGGCAACGTCGACAGCACCGCTGCCATCGCCGCTGCCTGGATCTATCCCGGTTTACGCCTGGCCTATATCGCCGCCTACGTGGCGAACCTGCCGCCCGTGCGGTCGCTGTGCTGGGCTGGGGCGATGGTGTGCACGGGGATTCTGTATCTGGATGGCGCCACAAAACTCATGTAAACCCACCCCAACGGAATTCCAAATAAATCCGGTGAAACCGGCACAACATCAAGAGCCCCAATCAAGGTAGTAAGTGCGCTTACACACCCCTGCTCCCGATGGGTCAAGCGAAGTACTACGCCGAATTCACACACGGCACCGGCACCGACAAAAACACCTACCGCGTCTACAAGGATAAGCTTGGCTACGAACAGGCCAAGACCTACGCCACGAGCCTCACTGGCGATGCCACCAAGAGCTACCTAGTGAGCACCGCAACATCCGGCGAAAACGACGCGGTTTACAACAAAACCACTGAATACATCACTCCGGGCGCCTACCCAAACAACTACGTCTGGATGGGCGGCAATTACGACGGCGCCAACTGGAAGTACTACTACAACGGTGCAACCGTTGACGATGGTGGCGCGAACTACAACAACTGGAACCAACTGGGCTACGCGGAGTGGGCCGCAGCGGCCGACCCCGCCCAGAAGTACATGGCCATGGGCCTCCAGTACGACACAGTCACCGGCAAAGAGTGGTACCCCAAAACAGATACTCCCTCCTACTACGTAACCGAAACAGTCTTCGGCTACGACCCCAACTACCGCGACATCAACACCATCGGCTACGGCTCCAGCAAAGAAATCATCACTGATTACACGCCGTCTAACTACGACGCCGGCCTGCGAATCAACGCCCGCGAGCTCACCAACTTCGACCACTACACTGACTGGAACTTCAAATCCTTCAACAACAAGAAAAAATTCAAGAAGGCATCCAAACAAGATTACGACTTCGTTTACTACAAAAAGACTGGCGACCTCTATTACAACGAGAATGGAGATTCCAAGGGCTGGGGCCTGGGCGGCGACTTCGCCCAGCTGGAGAACCGCTACCGCCTCACAGAAAGCCAGATCTCGGTCTACGACTTCCTAGGCCATTCCGCCTGAGCCGAGCCAACCAAGGCATTCCCTCACCCCTCGCACCAGAGGGGTTTTTTTGTGTCTTGAAGAGCCTGTGAGCAGCATCACAGCCTGGCGGGATCCAGATCAACGCTGGCCAGAACGGGGCAGATGAAGCTGAAGCAGTCGGAGGTCAACCACGACCTCGCGAGCACTGCTCATCTCACTTCCTACAACACCATGGCCATAGCAACCAAAACCTTCATCCTGCAAGGCAGCATCAACAACGGCATCACTGCAGAAGGGATGTCGATCTCGGCTATCAATAGCAAAGGGCGAACCCTCGACAGCGAAGTTCTGAACGGCAGCAACTCCTTCGAGCTCTCCTTCAAGACCAAAAAAGCACTTCAAAAAGCCAAAAAGGGCAGCATCAACCTTGTCTCCACAGACCTCAATGGTGATGCCGGCAACCTCATCTTTCAAGAT includes:
- the ggt gene encoding gamma-glutamyltransferase, translating into MDIHTWNVLLPLAPVLHPRLLLGIAAAIACTPAHANLLQERAQRFHPVESSGGMVAAQEAQAAAVGAQILRRGGNAVDAAVATSFALAVTLPQAGNLGGGGFLVLWLPRRGPISTCSAVAREASPPQALAVGRGEAVALNFRETAPQAAGPDLFLNPDGSVNRQRALRSLLSTGVPGTVAGLTRVQARYGCLPLAAVMQPAIDLAEQGFPVGAELSASLAAAAPLLKEQPASARQFFKPSGQPYQPGERLRQPELAASLRCIAQQGASCFYRGRLAQQLTALMQSGGGLINRADLAAYQAPWATPLQATFQGHRVLTMPPPSGGGATLLQLLKVLEPLNLAATGLNSAATIHPMVEAMNLAYRDRNRLLGDPDQVAMPLDRLLSDRYAAQQRRRIRADRHRPAAELEAEPSPLGEGTNTTHLSVVDRDGGLVATTTTLNTAYGNGITVPGAGFLLNNEMDDFTAKPGAPNAYGLRQGSQNAIAPGRRPLSSMTPTLLFRPDGSPLLATGSPGGSRIITTVLQVLLNRLVHGLNLASAVASPRLHSQLWPDQISIEQGFSPDTLRLLEQKGHTVKLVPAMGSANSVEVRYGPGTGGAAVVGSAGVADPRRLDAAAVAERP
- a CDS encoding hydantoinase B/oxoprolinase family protein; amino-acid sequence: MALGSWRFWIDRGGTFTDVVARDPQGQLRVEKVLSVQPELPGDPAVRTIRRWLGLGGSSAPIPAGCVEEVRLGTTVATNAFLERKGAPTLLLVTQGFADLLRIGDQHRPDLFALAIERPDPLFERVIEVQGRLAANGEELEPLQLDGTLRQALQQAWADGVRSVAVALLHSVSNPSHEQALGAWLEGLGFEQIALSHQVSPLPRLVPRGHTTVLEAAVAPVLQGYLQQVRADLGPNVPLQVMQSSGMLAAPAVLHAKDTILSGPAGGLVGAARTAAAAGFGRIVGFDMGGTSTDVCYVEGSWPRQQHVELGGVPIQAPMLEIHTVAAGGGSCLRFDGLRLAVGPESAGAAPGPACYRRGGPLTITDANLLLGRLQPHYFPAVFGPGADQPLDHAVVAEQFEALAAAMGCSPEQAAEGALSVALERMAEAIRRISIQQGHDLREAVLCSFGGAGGQHACALAELLGMRQVLLHPLAGVLSAYGIGLADQGQVLEQSVGERLSDALLQDLERRAEQLLQQESVRGAERRLERWLHLRWPGADQSLPVVWAEAASVAELVEAFEQAYRGRYGYLPSRPDGVAGWPELERLSLELTWPGAPLQLGVQADASLDEAPVAQVPLYVHGAWQRAALWRRERLRREQKIQGPALIAEDTGTILLLPGWCAQVLPAGELLLEQSGVEAATQLIDQLRASTLDPIQLELFSHRFMAIAEQMGTRLQQTSASVNIRERLDFSCALFDAKGRLVANAPHIPVHLGSMGESVVALLRDVERGALKPLAPGDAVVSNNPFNGGTHLPDLTVISPVFAGEQLAAFVASRGHHADVGGITPGSMPPHSTTIEQEGLLFDNVPLVRHGLLLEATWKERLRAGAFPVRNPDQLIADLQAQVAANHLGVERLQALMAAQGLAAVGGAMEQVQAHAAEAVRRVIDRLSDGEARVQMDCGAEIVVAVRVDRSRRCAQIDFSGTSPQQPSNLNAPLAITKAVVLYVFRCLVQEAIPLNAGCFEPLELLVPQGSMLHPLPPAAVVAGNVETSQAVANALFAALGVMAAAQGTMNNLSFGNERCQYYETICGGTGAGDGFPGAAAVQSHMTNSRLTDPEILEQRLPVRLERFAIRRGSGGAGRWRGGDGVVREIQALEPIRLSLLTGSRVVAPFGLAGGEAGRCGQNSLRRADGACELLPGSVAVELGVGDRVRVETPGGGGYGRV
- a CDS encoding LysR substrate-binding domain-containing protein; protein product: MVEQDVLAALDGLLWLRTGDAVAERLGISQSSVSRLANRCLRLFDIQGKKLDGEWDLIGDEPLLAAERQVHQAARWRGHRPLRLEATYWSGPLICNPVPAGWTLGLCNIVGVQRNWALLRERIVDGWLSGLPDLPAPHDPDLTSLTLCEMPVHCLVGQGHPLLDRSSLSWNDLTAFPSLALPAGAYPKVEQALRKLGLWSSPVRMKRYQRQLWEGKTEQELTIGYGTALSLELSGASMQRLPLQLPIQSGEALVVRRDYAVTPQFQQLARTLHARLSQLAARLPEITMRPLPFSGSSGTAEALPRPEP
- a CDS encoding YajQ family cyclic di-GMP-binding protein — encoded protein: MADTYSFDVVSDFDRQELVNTLDQVRRDVSTRYDLKDSNTEIDLEETSFTITTASDMTLQAVEDVLRQKATKRDLSLKIFDFQTPEPVGGNRVKQLVKLRKGLTQDLAKKLSKTVRDELKKVTVAIQGDALRVTGKSKDDLQAAINLLKAQDVEVPLQFQNYR
- a CDS encoding MAPEG family protein yields the protein MQSAFAWSLCLAAGVVVASLIPLGAARSQADFQISDLAAPRAMFDRLPEWGKRANWAHLNSFEAFVLFAPAALLCLIGNVDSTAAIAAAWIYPGLRLAYIAAYVANLPPVRSLCWAGAMVCTGILYLDGATKLM
- a CDS encoding C-type lectin domain-containing protein; protein product: MGQAKYYAEFTHGTGTDKNTYRVYKDKLGYEQAKTYATSLTGDATKSYLVSTATSGENDAVYNKTTEYITPGAYPNNYVWMGGNYDGANWKYYYNGATVDDGGANYNNWNQLGYAEWAAAADPAQKYMAMGLQYDTVTGKEWYPKTDTPSYYVTETVFGYDPNYRDINTIGYGSSKEIITDYTPSNYDAGLRINARELTNFDHYTDWNFKSFNNKKKFKKASKQDYDFVYYKKTGDLYYNENGDSKGWGLGGDFAQLENRYRLTESQISVYDFLGHSA